A window of Halovivax gelatinilyticus genomic DNA:
CGACGGTTGACCCGGCTCGAATCGGCGCTGCTCGACCGCGACGACCGACGGGCCGTATTCGCCACGGTGTACGCGGAGATGACCGAGCAAGCCGTGCGGGCGATCGACGCGGACGTATTTCAGAATCCGGCGTGGATGAAACGGTACCTCGTTCGCTTCGCCGAGTACTACCGACGCGCCTTTCTCGACTACGAGCGCGGGGAACGCTCGGCCGTTCCCGACCCGTGGACCGTCGCGTTCGCAACGGCGATCGAAGGGAACGCGCTGGTCGTCCAGGACGCGTTTCTCGGGATCAACGCCCACATCAACTACGACCTGGCGCTGACGCTCTCGGACGTCGGAATCGACCCCGACCGCGCCTCGAAGTACGCCGATCACGATTGCGTAAACGACATCCTCCGTTCGCTGGTCGCCGTCCAGCGCGAATTGCTCGCCGAGCGCTACGCACCCGGCCTCTCGCGAATCGGCGACGGGCTCGGCGATCTCGACGAACTCGGAGCCACGCTCGGACTCAGAGCGGGCCGTGAGAAAGCCTGGCGCGTCGCCGTCGTCCGAACCGACGCCGGATGGCTCCCGGTCGACCGGTACACGCGGTGGGTGATACATCGGACCGCGACGGGGACGGCCCACGTCCTGCTGGCTCCCCACGTCCC
This region includes:
- a CDS encoding DUF5995 family protein; translation: MRSEPSAIGLLIDRTFLHRLRHAVGRDVAAFDVAVEPDPELCSLLEPSFESVEDVRRRLTRLESALLDRDDRRAVFATVYAEMTEQAVRAIDADVFQNPAWMKRYLVRFAEYYRRAFLDYERGERSAVPDPWTVAFATAIEGNALVVQDAFLGINAHINYDLALTLSDVGIDPDRASKYADHDCVNDILRSLVAVQRELLAERYAPGLSRIGDGLGDLDELGATLGLRAGREKAWRVAVVRTDAGWLPVDRYTRWVIHRTATGTAHVLLAPHVPEATMRTLRAIEGDEFDLRSFAARFHERA